A genomic region of Desulfosarcina ovata subsp. ovata contains the following coding sequences:
- a CDS encoding efflux RND transporter permease subunit, which yields MDNAIVVTDGALVRLKRGQDRTHAAIRSAERPAWPLFGATVIASLAFMPIFLAPTESGEYCRSLFQVVSVSLVLSWLLAMSQTPVFCQRFLKGPKAIVSKDPFASLPYRIYSGTLVWCLRHRLFCVVIIIGLCVLGVIGMGKVQKRFFAESSKAQFFIDYWQHEGTRIETTSAGLRRVEDYLATLPEIKNFTTIIGSGPPRVAVTITPEADNPAFGQIIVNVHDYRAIPALQEKLDAWFVDNQPDAAPKMRSYKNGPPADYMVEARFSGPDPAVLRRLAESAKTILRDDPFAKYVRDDWRQRVPRWVAVYSQQRGRDAGVERNDLAQAILQATDGLPVAVYREGNELIPLRVRSVIDEGLGIPSPESTPIWGTGTASVPLGQVADVSGLSWEDSIVRRYDRRRAITVQSDTVGITYDALLARVRPKIEAIPLPRGYTLDWAGEYELAVKGDEGVQKYMPLTLMMIFFILVALFNGFRQPVIIMLVVPLALVGMVTGLLLTGQAFGFMAMLGAYSLIGMLIKNAVVLIEQIEFSIKKGVDRHQAVVDSSVSRLRPVTMASATTILGMLPLLTDPLFASMAVTIMFGLAFASVLTLIVVPMLYTLFFRVKPL from the coding sequence GTGGACAATGCCATCGTGGTAACCGACGGCGCGCTGGTGAGGCTGAAGCGCGGTCAGGACCGAACGCATGCCGCCATCAGGTCGGCGGAGCGCCCGGCATGGCCCCTTTTCGGGGCCACGGTGATCGCCAGTCTGGCATTCATGCCCATTTTTCTGGCCCCGACCGAGTCGGGCGAGTATTGCCGGAGCCTTTTCCAGGTGGTGTCCGTATCCCTGGTGCTTAGCTGGCTGCTGGCCATGAGCCAGACACCGGTGTTTTGCCAGCGCTTTTTGAAGGGACCGAAGGCGATCGTTTCAAAAGACCCGTTCGCATCCTTACCGTATCGGATCTACAGCGGCACGCTCGTATGGTGCCTGCGCCATCGGTTATTCTGTGTGGTCATCATTATCGGCCTGTGTGTATTGGGAGTGATCGGCATGGGCAAAGTACAGAAACGCTTCTTTGCCGAATCGTCCAAGGCCCAGTTTTTCATCGACTACTGGCAGCATGAAGGCACCCGGATCGAAACCACATCGGCGGGCCTGCGTCGCGTTGAAGATTATCTGGCCACGCTGCCCGAGATAAAAAATTTCACCACGATCATCGGTTCCGGCCCGCCACGTGTGGCCGTCACCATAACCCCGGAAGCGGACAATCCTGCATTCGGCCAGATTATCGTCAATGTTCATGACTATCGGGCCATCCCTGCCTTGCAGGAAAAACTCGATGCATGGTTTGTCGACAACCAGCCCGATGCGGCCCCCAAGATGCGGTCCTATAAAAACGGACCGCCGGCCGATTATATGGTGGAAGCCCGTTTCTCCGGACCGGACCCGGCCGTTCTGCGCCGTCTTGCCGAAAGCGCCAAAACAATCCTCAGGGACGACCCCTTTGCCAAATACGTCAGGGACGACTGGCGTCAACGGGTTCCCCGGTGGGTGGCGGTTTATTCCCAGCAGCGCGGCAGAGACGCGGGGGTGGAGAGAAATGATCTGGCCCAAGCGATTCTGCAGGCAACCGACGGTCTGCCCGTGGCCGTCTACCGAGAGGGCAATGAACTGATCCCCTTGCGGGTGCGTTCCGTGATCGATGAGGGTCTCGGGATCCCCTCGCCGGAATCCACGCCCATCTGGGGAACGGGAACGGCCAGCGTACCGCTGGGCCAGGTGGCGGATGTTTCGGGCCTTTCATGGGAGGATTCGATTGTCCGGCGCTATGACCGCCGGCGGGCCATCACGGTGCAAAGCGATACGGTGGGAATCACTTACGACGCGCTGCTGGCGAGGGTACGCCCGAAGATCGAAGCCATTCCGCTTCCGCGGGGATACACATTGGATTGGGCCGGAGAGTACGAACTTGCGGTCAAAGGCGACGAAGGCGTGCAAAAATACATGCCGCTCACGTTGATGATGATATTTTTTATCCTGGTTGCGTTATTCAACGGCTTTCGCCAGCCTGTCATCATCATGCTGGTGGTGCCTTTGGCCCTGGTGGGGATGGTGACCGGGCTCCTGTTAACCGGACAGGCTTTCGGATTCATGGCCATGCTTGGCGCCTACAGCCTGATTGGCATGCTCATCAAAAACGCCGTGGTGTTGATTGAGCAGATCGAGTTTTCCATCAAGAAAGGGGTGGATCGGCATCAAGCCGTTGTCGACTCCTCGGTAAGCCGATTGCGGCCGGTGACCATGGCCTCAGCCACGACCATCCTGGGTATGCTGCCGCTCTTGACCGATCCCTTGTTTGCCTCCATGGCCGTGACCATTATGTTCGGACTTGCTTTTGCCAGTGTTCTGACCCTGATTGTGGTGCCGATGTTGTACACGTTGTTCTTCAGGGTAAAACCGCTTTAA
- a CDS encoding IS4 family transposase gives MSEHIDKNVFQTILSPVLPLIEVNQNSLHNDLDTYKLSLSSFTTNLLFGIITRIKSVGQIVTEIKTSPTAKALGLVVASKSMYNEAFNRYPPEIFKDIFHQLVKELDLHKIPEISHLGKMLIVDGSLFPAISNMAWACYKKTANAIKMHLSFELNRMIPTEFISTEGNFSEKEFVKQILREGITYVCDRGYIAFNLFKQISDSNAFFIIRGKSNMTYTVKECLTATVPDTFLKFFSDITDSNIIFNSDENKASYRIVSFTAMGENYILITNRNDLTTYEIIMLYAYRWQVELFFRFIKRTFKGIHLMSQSPHGVQIQFYLYMIAYLLLLSFKQDTEIISRENEKDEHESEENNKNETLLTSSSCSNSNAKRPYVCGLVTLLGEKLKQFYKIGLHWLLAVKNNLLEIFDVNIAKVIAQYSYQ, from the coding sequence ATGAGCGAACACATCGACAAAAATGTTTTTCAAACAATTCTATCACCGGTGCTACCATTGATTGAGGTTAATCAAAATAGTCTCCATAATGATTTGGACACTTACAAGCTTTCATTATCATCGTTCACCACAAATTTGCTTTTTGGAATAATAACCAGAATTAAAAGCGTTGGACAAATCGTCACTGAGATCAAAACATCACCAACTGCTAAGGCATTAGGATTGGTCGTCGCATCGAAGTCTATGTATAATGAAGCGTTTAATCGTTATCCCCCAGAAATATTTAAAGATATATTCCATCAGTTGGTAAAAGAATTGGATTTGCATAAAATTCCGGAAATCAGTCATCTTGGAAAAATGCTAATTGTAGATGGTTCGCTTTTTCCGGCCATTTCCAATATGGCATGGGCTTGTTACAAGAAAACCGCTAATGCGATCAAAATGCATTTATCTTTTGAACTCAACCGAATGATTCCAACCGAATTTATCAGTACGGAAGGTAACTTTTCCGAAAAAGAATTTGTTAAGCAAATTCTTCGCGAAGGCATTACATATGTCTGTGATCGAGGCTATATCGCTTTCAATCTGTTCAAGCAGATATCCGACAGCAATGCATTTTTTATTATTCGCGGAAAGTCGAATATGACGTACACTGTAAAAGAGTGTCTCACTGCCACCGTACCGGATACATTCTTGAAATTTTTCAGTGACATCACAGATTCAAATATAATATTCAATAGCGATGAAAACAAAGCAAGTTATCGTATTGTTAGCTTTACGGCTATGGGCGAAAACTACATTTTGATCACAAACAGAAATGATTTGACAACTTACGAAATTATAATGCTTTACGCTTACAGGTGGCAAGTGGAACTTTTTTTTCGCTTCATAAAAAGAACCTTCAAGGGAATTCACTTAATGAGCCAATCTCCTCATGGCGTACAGATACAATTCTACTTGTATATGATTGCTTATCTATTGTTATTATCATTCAAACAAGATACGGAAATAATAAGCAGAGAAAATGAAAAAGATGAGCATGAATCTGAAGAAAATAATAAGAACGAAACCTTGCTAACTTCATCTTCATGCTCCAATTCAAATGCAAAAAGACCATATGTTTGCGGGTTAGTAACTCTTCTTGGAGAAAAATTAAAACAGTTTTATAAAATTGGTCTTCACTGGTTATTAGCAGTAAAAAATAATTTGTTAGAAATATTTGATGTGAATATCGCCAAAGTTATTGCTCAATACTCTTATCAATGA
- a CDS encoding efflux RND transporter permease subunit produces the protein MSLATYAVDHKAVIYLSIFLLLAGGLSAYQKLGKLEDPTYIVKTAVVVTPYPGAGPYEVEQQVTDVIEKAAQSADEVENIYSISRAGVSIVYVDLMDYNRARQIQQLWDMLRRKIAGAQGDLPEGAGPSRVEDDFGDVYGIFLALTGDGFSNAELKDYAEFIQRELLLVENVSRVQVFGTRTQSVNVDVSMAKCATLGIHPHRIVSALRSQNRVVVPGSVQTDHQRIRVDYPGDFESMEGIGDLVIGSQGHSKITLADIATISQGYTDPPEPTMRFNGKPSVGIGISASSKANVVTMGDAVQARLDVLFQDLPVGLTLEGVYYQSKLVKGAIRKFVTNLLESVGIVIGVLLVTMGLRSGLLIASGLVLSICGTLIVMLVWGIDLQRISLAALILVMGMIVDQYCSAYILP, from the coding sequence ATGAGTTTGGCAACGTACGCAGTTGACCATAAAGCGGTGATCTATCTCAGCATATTTTTGCTTTTGGCCGGCGGGCTTTCCGCCTACCAAAAGCTGGGCAAACTTGAAGATCCGACGTATATCGTCAAAACGGCGGTTGTGGTCACCCCCTATCCGGGTGCCGGGCCATACGAAGTCGAGCAGCAGGTGACCGATGTCATCGAAAAAGCAGCCCAGTCCGCAGACGAGGTGGAGAACATTTATTCCATTTCCCGGGCCGGGGTATCCATCGTGTATGTGGACCTCATGGATTATAACCGCGCCAGGCAGATTCAGCAGCTATGGGATATGCTGCGCAGGAAAATAGCAGGCGCCCAAGGGGATCTTCCCGAAGGGGCCGGACCGTCCCGGGTGGAAGATGATTTTGGTGATGTCTATGGTATTTTCCTTGCCCTTACCGGAGACGGTTTTTCCAACGCAGAACTCAAAGATTATGCGGAATTCATCCAGCGCGAACTGCTGCTGGTGGAAAATGTATCGCGCGTCCAGGTTTTCGGCACCCGCACCCAGAGTGTGAACGTGGACGTTTCCATGGCCAAGTGCGCCACGCTGGGCATCCATCCCCATCGAATTGTCAGCGCCCTGAGAAGTCAGAACAGGGTGGTGGTGCCGGGTTCCGTCCAGACCGACCACCAGCGCATCCGGGTGGACTACCCGGGGGATTTTGAATCCATGGAAGGGATCGGCGACCTGGTTATCGGCAGCCAGGGCCATTCAAAAATAACCCTGGCAGATATTGCCACCATCAGCCAGGGGTATACCGATCCGCCGGAACCCACCATGCGTTTTAACGGCAAGCCGTCGGTTGGCATCGGTATTTCCGCATCGTCCAAAGCCAACGTGGTCACGATGGGAGATGCCGTACAGGCCCGGCTCGACGTGCTTTTCCAGGATCTGCCCGTGGGGCTTACACTCGAAGGGGTATACTACCAGTCCAAACTGGTCAAAGGGGCCATTCGCAAATTTGTCACCAACCTTCTTGAATCGGTGGGTATCGTTATTGGTGTCCTTTTGGTCACCATGGGGCTGCGCAGCGGTCTGTTAATTGCCAGCGGGCTGGTGCTGTCCATTTGCGGCACGTTGATCGTGATGCTGGTCTGGGGCATTGATCTGCAGCGGATTTCATTGGCCGCCCTCATTCTGGTGATGGGAATGATCGTGGACCAATACTGTTCGGCATATATATTGCCATAA
- a CDS encoding efflux RND transporter periplasmic adaptor subunit: protein MRKPKSITRWLGMAMVGLMAGIMGGCMDSGAHADIPPKAVRPVKAIQLTRIVGDHALVFPATAKSLREVRLSFRVGGPLIGLDAENGQKVVKGQMIARIDPRDFEIAIKTLEAKLAASKAHLEEATLQYHRYAHLFNQNAAAKAKYDNARATFQMAEAQVKADTESLADAKNDLIDTRLIAPFTGYVNDELVENHETVTQGQPIVSLVDLKTIEVVLGLPEDLVGRLSDFNSYRVAFEAVPGSEFAATLKEVGKTPDPTSRAYPLTLILEPAATPLVRPGMAAQVRINVSADAGKDRFAIPVQALFNSGGDTSSVWIFDAQTQTVSRQEVFVERLNRQGVEISGDLAPGQWVVSAGVHHLQPGQRVRLLKKPSPTNVGAMR from the coding sequence ATGAGAAAGCCAAAAAGCATCACACGGTGGCTGGGAATGGCCATGGTCGGTCTGATGGCGGGGATCATGGGCGGATGCATGGATTCCGGGGCCCATGCCGATATCCCCCCGAAGGCCGTGCGGCCGGTAAAAGCAATCCAGTTGACCCGCATCGTCGGTGATCATGCATTGGTCTTTCCGGCCACAGCCAAATCCCTGCGGGAAGTGAGGCTTTCCTTCCGGGTTGGCGGGCCGTTGATTGGACTGGATGCGGAGAACGGACAAAAAGTGGTTAAAGGCCAAATGATCGCCCGCATCGATCCACGCGATTTCGAGATCGCCATAAAGACCCTGGAGGCCAAATTGGCTGCTTCCAAGGCCCATTTGGAAGAAGCCACCCTGCAGTATCACCGCTACGCCCATCTATTCAATCAGAACGCGGCTGCCAAGGCCAAATACGACAACGCCAGGGCAACCTTCCAGATGGCTGAGGCCCAGGTGAAAGCCGACACCGAAAGCTTGGCGGATGCAAAAAACGACCTGATCGATACTCGATTGATCGCGCCTTTTACCGGATACGTGAACGATGAACTCGTCGAAAATCACGAAACCGTGACCCAAGGCCAGCCGATCGTATCCCTTGTCGATCTGAAGACAATCGAGGTGGTCCTCGGACTTCCTGAAGATCTGGTCGGGCGGCTTTCCGATTTTAACTCGTATCGGGTGGCCTTCGAAGCGGTCCCCGGCAGCGAATTTGCGGCAACGTTAAAGGAAGTGGGCAAAACACCGGACCCGACCAGCCGGGCATATCCGCTCACGTTGATTCTGGAACCTGCCGCGACCCCGTTGGTGCGCCCGGGCATGGCTGCCCAGGTGCGAATCAACGTTTCTGCCGATGCCGGGAAAGATCGTTTTGCGATTCCCGTCCAAGCCCTGTTCAATTCCGGGGGCGACACATCCAGCGTGTGGATCTTTGATGCACAGACTCAAACGGTGAGCCGCCAGGAGGTTTTTGTTGAAAGGCTCAATCGGCAAGGGGTTGAGATTTCCGGGGACCTCGCACCCGGTCAATGGGTCGTATCCGCAGGTGTGCATCACCTCCAACCCGGTCAGAGAGTACGGCTGCTCAAAAAGCCCTCCCCAACAAACGTGGGCGCGATGCGGTAA
- a CDS encoding sigma-54 interaction domain-containing protein, which yields MAINDMEFFHQASKRIYGNLDAKTMLADIRKYLENFMPAESLDLNTYEPENRILRNIASASCYSETPLRYPARLSKEAARFVEKGSYGPVVSMINRSEMQPVAKQVELEAKQHPLCFLLLHLKIAGKSFGELVISARGRDLFRKEHARLLELLHDPFSIAIANILKHQEVLRLQKKLSDDYRYLASELRQISGAEVIGEEYGLKPIMEMVRQVAPLDSHVLLLGETGVGKEVIANAIHYSSLRHSGPLIKVNCGALPENLVDSELFGHEKGAYTGAGTTRRGRFERAHGGTIFLDEIGDLPLSAQTRLLRVIQDKTIERVGGGDPIKVDIRIISATHRNLQQLVLEKSFREDLWFRLNVFPITIPPLRHRKADIPALVKHFVQRKCREMRIRTHPTISSIQMKKLIKHDWPGNVRELENSVERALIRALAGTPNEGLIFDHISMPLSQSQPLCPSLEQDVPTLDEVMRNHIENVLLLCNNRIDGPNGAAGRLGVNPSTLRHRMRKLSITFGKRRKATENLACQST from the coding sequence GTGGCCATTAATGATATGGAGTTCTTCCACCAAGCGTCCAAACGAATCTACGGTAACTTGGACGCAAAAACCATGCTGGCAGACATCCGCAAGTATCTTGAAAACTTCATGCCCGCTGAAAGCCTGGATTTAAATACATACGAGCCGGAAAACCGGATACTTCGCAATATCGCTTCCGCAAGTTGCTATTCTGAAACGCCATTGCGTTATCCGGCCAGGTTGTCCAAAGAAGCCGCACGATTTGTTGAAAAAGGAAGTTATGGCCCGGTGGTTAGCATGATTAACCGGTCGGAAATGCAACCAGTTGCAAAACAGGTTGAATTGGAAGCCAAACAGCATCCCCTTTGCTTTTTGTTGCTACACCTGAAAATAGCCGGAAAAAGTTTCGGTGAACTTGTGATTTCAGCGCGGGGACGAGACTTGTTTCGCAAAGAACACGCTCGCTTGCTGGAACTCTTACACGATCCTTTTTCCATTGCCATTGCAAACATCTTAAAGCACCAGGAAGTCCTGCGCCTACAGAAGAAGCTATCCGATGACTACCGCTACTTGGCCAGCGAGTTACGCCAGATTTCAGGAGCCGAAGTCATTGGTGAAGAGTATGGATTAAAACCCATCATGGAAATGGTTCGCCAAGTGGCCCCATTGGATAGCCATGTGTTGCTCTTGGGCGAGACCGGTGTGGGCAAGGAGGTCATCGCCAATGCAATTCACTATTCTTCGCTGCGGCACAGCGGTCCACTGATAAAGGTCAATTGTGGGGCCTTACCCGAAAACCTGGTTGACAGCGAACTCTTCGGTCATGAAAAGGGGGCGTACACTGGTGCCGGAACAACCCGCCGAGGCCGATTTGAGAGGGCTCATGGCGGCACGATTTTTCTCGACGAAATTGGCGATCTTCCCCTTTCTGCACAAACACGGCTTTTGCGCGTCATTCAGGACAAGACCATCGAGCGGGTGGGCGGCGGGGACCCCATCAAGGTGGATATTCGCATCATTTCCGCCACGCACAGGAACCTGCAGCAACTGGTCCTTGAAAAATCCTTCAGAGAAGATTTGTGGTTCCGGCTCAACGTGTTTCCCATAACGATCCCACCGCTGCGACACCGAAAAGCCGATATCCCGGCTCTGGTCAAGCATTTCGTCCAAAGGAAATGCCGCGAGATGAGAATTCGAACCCACCCGACGATCTCGTCGATTCAAATGAAAAAGCTGATAAAACATGATTGGCCCGGGAATGTGAGGGAGTTGGAGAATTCAGTTGAGAGGGCTCTCATACGCGCTTTGGCCGGTACTCCGAATGAAGGACTGATATTTGATCATATCAGTATGCCGCTTAGTCAATCCCAGCCTCTATGCCCCAGTCTCGAACAAGACGTGCCAACCCTGGATGAGGTGATGCGGAATCATATCGAAAATGTTCTCTTGTTGTGTAACAACAGAATCGACGGCCCAAATGGGGCAGCCGGCCGTTTGGGTGTAAACCCCAGTACGCTCAGGCATCGCATGCGCAAACTAAGCATCACGTTTGGAAAAAGAAGAAAAGCAACTGAAAATTTAGCCTGTCAAAGCACTTGA
- a CDS encoding sigma-70 family RNA polymerase sigma factor, with amino-acid sequence MNSQADVQTLYIDHHRWLVNWLRHRLGGLDDARDLAQDTFVRVLRRPVEIGGLRKPRAWLATIAHGLMVDHVRHRDLERAYCSALADVPEPEAPSIEGRVMLLDILAHIDAMLDGLGPKVRSAFLLSRLMGLSYPEIAVQLEVSLSSVEKYMAKAYRHCMVMRDGCYR; translated from the coding sequence ATGAATTCACAAGCGGATGTGCAAACCTTATACATTGATCACCACCGCTGGCTGGTGAACTGGCTGCGCCATCGTCTGGGGGGCTTGGATGACGCACGCGACCTGGCCCAGGACACTTTTGTGCGGGTTCTCCGGCGGCCGGTGGAAATCGGCGGCCTGCGCAAGCCAAGGGCCTGGCTGGCCACCATCGCCCACGGGCTGATGGTGGATCATGTGCGGCACCGGGATTTGGAACGTGCCTATTGCAGTGCCCTGGCCGATGTACCCGAACCCGAAGCCCCCTCAATTGAAGGTCGGGTGATGCTTCTTGACATCCTGGCCCACATCGACGCCATGCTCGATGGACTGGGCCCCAAGGTACGCAGCGCATTTTTACTCTCCCGCCTGATGGGCTTGAGCTACCCGGAAATCGCCGTGCAACTCGAGGTCAGTCTCAGTTCGGTGGAGAAGTACATGGCCAAAGCCTACCGTCATTGCATGGTCATGCGGGATGGATGTTATCGATAG
- a CDS encoding FecR family protein, translated as MDVIDSEGNMRHTKKDQANGNASQVPACIIDQAIAWAVKLHSGMAKQADVEACAAWRAQEPMHETAWQRIQTVDRQLEAVPDGAGALACLTLENAFRNRSASRRHALKLAALAVMAVGTGLLVTGLPWQRRAAYGTDFGVRRSIELDDGSRIMLSSNTRLEVAYSLFRRTVLLKQGEVYIQTGSDRESVWGRRGFWVETEHARLEAIGTQFNVCEETGQTRLHVTDGAVAIELPTDRVIFHAGDTVCIDTAGRHLKRVDHLDYDPMAWTRGAIVAKRMCLAEFAAQLNRYHNGKVQVRGDIADLRVSGVFQLDGPDALSRALNALSNTLPVDISREGAFFVVR; from the coding sequence ATGGATGTTATCGATAGCGAGGGCAACATGCGCCACACCAAAAAGGATCAGGCCAATGGAAATGCATCGCAGGTGCCTGCATGCATTATCGACCAGGCGATTGCCTGGGCGGTAAAGCTTCATTCCGGAATGGCAAAGCAAGCGGATGTCGAGGCCTGTGCCGCATGGCGCGCCCAGGAACCAATGCATGAGACCGCCTGGCAACGCATCCAAACCGTGGATCGACAACTCGAGGCGGTTCCGGATGGCGCGGGGGCATTGGCCTGCCTGACCTTGGAGAATGCTTTTCGTAATCGCAGTGCTTCCAGGCGCCATGCGCTGAAACTTGCCGCCCTGGCGGTGATGGCCGTCGGTACCGGATTGCTGGTCACTGGGTTGCCCTGGCAGCGGCGGGCGGCCTATGGCACGGATTTCGGCGTCCGCCGGTCCATCGAATTGGATGACGGCAGCCGCATTATGCTGAGCAGCAACACGCGTTTGGAAGTTGCCTATTCTCTGTTTCGGCGGACAGTTTTACTGAAGCAGGGAGAAGTATACATCCAAACCGGCTCCGACAGAGAATCGGTGTGGGGCCGTCGTGGATTCTGGGTGGAAACCGAGCATGCCCGCCTGGAGGCTATTGGCACACAGTTCAACGTCTGTGAGGAGACTGGGCAAACCCGGTTGCATGTCACGGACGGTGCCGTGGCCATCGAGCTCCCCACCGACCGGGTTATCTTCCATGCCGGCGACACGGTTTGTATCGACACGGCGGGACGTCACCTGAAGCGAGTCGACCATCTGGATTACGATCCCATGGCTTGGACCCGGGGCGCGATCGTCGCCAAGCGGATGTGCCTTGCCGAATTTGCTGCCCAGCTCAACCGTTATCATAACGGTAAAGTGCAAGTTCGCGGGGATATCGCCGACCTTCGCGTTTCCGGGGTCTTTCAACTCGACGGTCCCGATGCCCTGTCCCGCGCCTTGAACGCCCTATCAAACACCCTGCCGGTTGATATCAGCCGGGAAGGAGCTTTTTTTGTAGTGCGGTGA
- a CDS encoding TonB-dependent receptor, which yields MPGVRYCFSVASRFPSFGLGILALLAAILAGAWFVPPSASAQPDSNQTRMYNIPAGSLEDSLNTFAVQAGITLTFDPALLEGKTVQGLNGIYSVTNAMAILLENSGLKAHKNGESSYHLEPIPVTGNKEVTMPAVHVAGKAISDAGTETLPIDRIQRNLATDMADIFRDEPSVVVGGGTRNSQRIYVRGIEASNLNVTIDGAVQGRNLFQHRGSIGGMDPDLLKRVEVTTGPSALSGAGALGGSIRMETVDAQDMLADGRHVGAKVEVGASGADDGYRGSTSVYGAYEGFGLLGYVSGANFEDYRDGDGNDVHGSAGRDRDYFLKFSMLDQADHQLRISAQENENSGLYRWGAGDTDYDETADLYYQESDRQTLALGHRYRPADNPWVDWRFNAYLNQLFLENVDLDTLTESEGWGTNLSNTASFKLGMTRHRLTIGSDYYAEEGIHESDGAQVGTDNEVGNLGVYIQEQMNLGPFLLTLGARYDDYETDFGEVTISGDEICPSAGLEVAMGYGFTAFGGYGESVRSTGIIPVQWLSTTTDNPTFNQQAEKDSYGSSFEPETATQYEGGLRFEHEGLLMDGDRLDIQVTYFETEIENLIVQIGGRRGAPVTGFYNDDPMTSKGWEARATWRTGDFKTSMSYTHARTEDENGDLIAITRRKGASTGDRFVWDSFWQMRERFGVGYTLEAVGGIDEDDIDRCGYVLHHVQAQWQSVIPNLDVTLAVRNLFDHYYSEQTTIGEDGTATAEPGRDVRVSVAYRF from the coding sequence ATGCCCGGAGTTCGTTATTGCTTTTCCGTTGCCTCACGTTTCCCCTCATTCGGCCTTGGCATCCTGGCACTGCTGGCGGCAATTCTGGCCGGCGCCTGGTTTGTCCCGCCATCGGCCTCCGCTCAGCCTGATTCGAATCAAACGCGTATGTACAATATTCCCGCGGGCAGTCTGGAGGATTCCCTGAACACATTCGCCGTGCAGGCGGGGATCACACTGACCTTCGATCCGGCCTTGCTGGAGGGTAAAACCGTTCAGGGGTTGAATGGCATCTACAGTGTCACCAACGCCATGGCAATCTTGCTGGAAAACAGCGGCCTCAAAGCCCACAAGAATGGGGAGAGCAGCTACCACCTGGAACCCATTCCGGTAACCGGCAACAAGGAGGTCACCATGCCGGCAGTCCACGTGGCGGGAAAGGCCATTTCTGATGCCGGGACCGAAACGCTGCCCATCGATCGCATTCAGCGCAATCTGGCCACGGATATGGCCGACATTTTCCGGGACGAGCCGTCCGTCGTCGTCGGCGGAGGAACGCGCAACTCACAGCGAATCTATGTGCGCGGCATCGAAGCCAGCAACCTGAATGTGACCATCGACGGCGCGGTCCAGGGCCGGAACCTTTTTCAGCACCGGGGGTCGATCGGCGGTATGGATCCCGACCTGCTCAAGCGTGTCGAGGTGACGACCGGTCCCAGCGCCCTGAGCGGCGCCGGAGCATTGGGCGGCAGCATCCGCATGGAAACCGTGGACGCCCAGGATATGCTCGCGGATGGCAGGCACGTCGGCGCGAAAGTGGAAGTCGGGGCGTCCGGCGCCGACGATGGCTACCGCGGGTCGACCAGTGTTTATGGCGCCTATGAGGGTTTCGGCCTGCTGGGATATGTCAGCGGCGCCAACTTCGAGGACTACCGCGACGGCGATGGCAACGACGTGCATGGCTCGGCCGGCCGGGATCGTGACTATTTTCTCAAGTTCAGCATGTTGGACCAGGCGGACCATCAGTTGCGCATCAGCGCCCAGGAAAACGAAAACAGCGGGCTGTATCGCTGGGGCGCCGGGGATACCGATTACGATGAAACCGCAGACCTGTATTACCAGGAAAGCGATCGCCAGACCCTTGCCCTGGGCCATCGGTATCGTCCGGCGGACAACCCGTGGGTGGACTGGCGCTTCAACGCATACCTGAACCAATTATTCCTGGAAAACGTTGATCTGGACACCCTGACTGAAAGCGAGGGATGGGGAACAAACCTCAGTAACACGGCCAGCTTCAAGCTGGGCATGACCCGGCACCGCCTGACCATCGGCAGCGATTATTACGCCGAGGAAGGCATTCATGAGTCCGATGGCGCCCAGGTGGGAACCGACAACGAGGTCGGGAATCTGGGCGTGTATATTCAGGAACAGATGAATCTCGGCCCGTTCCTGCTGACCCTGGGAGCGCGCTACGACGACTACGAAACCGATTTTGGCGAAGTTACGATCAGCGGCGATGAAATTTGCCCCAGCGCCGGGCTGGAAGTCGCCATGGGGTACGGGTTCACGGCCTTTGGCGGCTACGGCGAATCCGTGCGCAGCACCGGCATCATTCCGGTGCAATGGCTGTCGACCACCACAGACAATCCGACTTTCAACCAGCAGGCGGAAAAGGACAGCTACGGCAGCTCATTCGAGCCCGAAACCGCCACCCAGTATGAGGGCGGCCTGCGCTTCGAGCACGAGGGGCTGCTGATGGACGGCGACCGCCTCGATATCCAGGTGACGTATTTCGAAACCGAGATCGAGAATCTGATTGTCCAGATCGGCGGCCGCCGTGGCGCACCGGTGACCGGCTTTTACAATGACGACCCGATGACGTCCAAGGGTTGGGAGGCACGCGCGACATGGCGAACCGGCGATTTCAAAACCTCCATGAGCTATACCCATGCCCGCACCGAGGACGAAAATGGAGACCTGATTGCCATCACGCGCCGAAAGGGCGCCTCCACCGGTGACCGTTTTGTCTGGGACAGTTTCTGGCAGATGCGGGAGCGTTTCGGCGTGGGCTATACGCTGGAAGCCGTGGGCGGGATCGACGAAGACGATATCGATCGTTGCGGCTATGTGCTCCACCATGTGCAGGCCCAGTGGCAGTCCGTCATTCCCAACCTCGATGTCACCCTGGCGGTGCGCAATCTGTTCGACCATTACTACAGTGAGCAGACCACCATCGGCGAAGACGGCACCGCCACGGCCGAGCCGGGACGGGACGTGCGGGTCAGTGTTGCCTATCGATTTTAA